A region from the Halobellus litoreus genome encodes:
- the engB gene encoding GTP-binding protein EngB: MFEDRPDREEVVLVGRSNVGKSTLMRELTGHSKFTTGGKPGVTRSPNHFDWTSENFMFTDLPGFGFMSGVEEERREQIKTDLVRYIESNADDVLAAVLVVDGKSVIDIIDRHSGPDEIPHDVELFHFLWDLDVPTIVAVNKMDKVDDRDERLDDLCDRLGLHPPWKQWRETIAPISAKRGDIDALNEALRTRFHEQKRDDLLKFVS, translated from the coding sequence ATGTTCGAAGATCGCCCGGACCGCGAGGAGGTCGTCCTCGTCGGCCGGTCGAACGTCGGGAAGTCGACGCTGATGCGGGAGTTGACCGGCCACTCGAAGTTCACCACCGGTGGAAAGCCCGGCGTGACGCGGTCGCCGAACCACTTCGACTGGACCTCGGAGAACTTCATGTTCACCGACCTCCCCGGCTTCGGCTTCATGTCCGGCGTCGAGGAGGAGCGCCGCGAGCAGATCAAGACCGACCTCGTTCGCTACATCGAATCGAACGCCGACGACGTCCTCGCGGCCGTTCTCGTCGTCGACGGGAAGAGCGTCATCGATATTATCGACCGGCACTCCGGTCCCGACGAGATCCCCCACGACGTCGAACTGTTTCACTTCCTCTGGGACCTGGACGTCCCGACGATCGTCGCCGTGAACAAGATGGACAAGGTCGACGACCGCGACGAGCGACTGGACGACCTGTGCGACCGGCTCGGACTCCACCCGCCGTGGAAGCAGTGGCGCGAAACGATCGCACCGATCAGCGCGAAGCGGGGCGACATCGACGCGCTGAACGAGGCGCTCCGGACCCGGTTTCACGAGCAGAAGCGCGACGACCTGTTGAAGTTCGTCAGTTAG
- the mutL gene encoding DNA mismatch repair endonuclease MutL codes for MNDDSADPVPERRPVRRLDDATVASVAAGEVITRPADVVVELIENALDAGATRVDVAVAGDGTDRIRVSDDGRGMSRRDAELAVERHTTSKLAPGESVSAAETLGFRGEALASVATVARLELRTNDGGPQGTRVVAEYGPGAARTEPVGRGRGTTVTVRDLFAETPARRESLGTSRTEFARVSDAVSRYALVRPDVALSLTHDGSEVFATPGTGGYDDALLGVYDREIAGRAVEFDSVQGVDSGGGDAELALSGAVVQPSITRARRDHSYVAVDGRPVDNERLGRAVVEGYGDLLPDDRAPIAVVSVSTPDSWVDHNVHPRKRDVRLRAPDDVERAVESAVSDALSTADRRGADDLSMALDDSLEPLSDAESAFDEVAVIGQFRGLYLLCEREDDLLVVDQHAAHERVNYERLREAVAGETPTSPIDPPARVELTPAQFATVQASSDELAALGYDLDPFGETTVRVRSVPAPMGRVAAPESVRDAADAIRDGSTPEVGRDDLLKDLACHPSLKAGDELSDERAAALLERLGACENPYACPHGRPTVLTVEEETLVRGFGRRGTRMG; via the coding sequence ATGAATGACGATTCGGCGGACCCGGTCCCGGAGCGGCGGCCGGTCAGACGCCTCGACGACGCGACGGTCGCCAGCGTCGCCGCCGGCGAGGTGATCACCCGCCCGGCGGACGTCGTCGTCGAACTGATCGAGAACGCCCTGGACGCGGGCGCGACCCGGGTCGACGTCGCCGTCGCGGGCGACGGCACCGACCGGATCCGCGTGAGCGACGACGGCCGCGGGATGAGCCGGCGGGACGCCGAACTCGCGGTCGAACGGCACACCACGAGCAAACTCGCGCCGGGCGAATCGGTCTCCGCGGCCGAGACGCTCGGCTTCCGCGGCGAGGCGCTCGCGAGCGTCGCGACCGTGGCGCGCCTCGAACTCCGGACGAACGACGGCGGCCCGCAGGGGACCCGCGTCGTCGCCGAGTACGGACCCGGCGCGGCCCGGACGGAGCCGGTCGGTCGGGGTCGCGGGACGACGGTCACGGTCCGGGACCTGTTCGCGGAGACGCCCGCGCGCCGGGAGTCCCTCGGCACCTCCCGGACCGAGTTCGCCCGCGTGAGCGACGCCGTCTCCAGATACGCGCTCGTTCGACCGGATGTCGCGCTCTCACTGACGCACGACGGCTCGGAGGTGTTCGCGACGCCCGGGACCGGCGGGTACGACGACGCCCTGCTCGGCGTCTACGACCGCGAGATCGCCGGGCGGGCGGTCGAGTTCGACTCGGTTCAGGGCGTCGATTCCGGAGGTGGCGACGCGGAGCTCGCGCTCTCCGGTGCGGTCGTACAGCCGTCGATCACCCGCGCGCGCCGAGACCACAGTTACGTCGCCGTCGACGGCCGACCCGTCGACAACGAGCGACTCGGGCGCGCCGTCGTCGAAGGATACGGCGACCTGCTTCCCGACGACCGCGCGCCGATCGCCGTCGTCTCGGTCTCGACCCCCGATTCGTGGGTCGACCACAACGTCCACCCCCGGAAGCGGGATGTCCGGCTCCGCGCCCCCGACGACGTCGAACGGGCGGTCGAATCCGCCGTGAGCGACGCGCTCTCGACGGCCGACAGACGAGGGGCGGACGACCTCTCGATGGCCCTCGACGACTCGTTGGAACCGCTTTCGGACGCAGAATCGGCGTTCGACGAGGTCGCCGTGATCGGGCAGTTCCGCGGACTCTACCTCCTCTGTGAGCGCGAGGACGACCTCCTCGTCGTCGATCAGCACGCGGCGCACGAGCGGGTGAACTACGAGCGGCTTCGCGAGGCCGTCGCCGGCGAGACGCCCACGTCGCCGATCGACCCGCCGGCGCGCGTCGAACTGACGCCGGCGCAGTTCGCGACGGTCCAGGCTTCGAGCGACGAACTCGCCGCACTCGGCTACGACCTCGATCCGTTCGGCGAGACGACGGTCCGGGTCCGATCGGTCCCCGCGCCGATGGGTCGGGTCGCGGCCCCCGAGAGCGTTCGCGACGCCGCGGACGCGATCCGCGACGGGTCGACGCCCGAGGTCGGGAGAGACGATCTGTTGAAGGACCTCGCGTGTCACCCCTCGCTGAAGGCGGGCGACGAACTCTCCGACGAGCGGGCCGCGGCGCTCCTCGAACGGCTGGGCGCGTGCGAGAACCCATACGCCTGTCCGCACGGCCGTCCGACCGTGCTCACCGTCGAGGAGGAGACGCTCGTACGAGGGTTCGGCAGGCGGGGAACGCGGATGGGGTGA
- a CDS encoding DUF5810 domain-containing protein encodes MGFACPVCEIPQQDATHLANHLAFTAMVHGDEHEAWLDEHVDDWSAHGEAELAPKVAELAAEADYDQVFEDTAHTHDHAEHGHRDQQEAIGGERPAGIDPEAAAATGSGRLDEETRSVLEEARAMTAEMLASDAAGRDEGASADEGTERTNDADEAGDDAADCDAE; translated from the coding sequence ATGGGTTTCGCCTGTCCCGTCTGTGAGATCCCCCAGCAGGACGCGACGCACCTCGCGAACCACCTGGCGTTCACCGCGATGGTCCACGGCGACGAGCACGAGGCGTGGCTCGACGAGCACGTCGACGATTGGTCGGCGCACGGCGAGGCGGAGCTCGCCCCGAAAGTCGCCGAACTCGCGGCGGAGGCGGACTACGACCAGGTGTTCGAGGACACCGCGCACACGCACGACCACGCCGAGCACGGGCACCGAGACCAACAGGAAGCTATCGGAGGGGAACGGCCCGCCGGTATCGACCCGGAGGCCGCGGCCGCGACGGGGAGCGGGAGGCTCGACGAGGAGACGAGGAGCGTGCTCGAGGAGGCGCGGGCGATGACGGCCGAGATGCTCGCGTCGGACGCTGCAGGACGTGACGAGGGAGCGTCCGCCGACGAGGGCACCGAGAGGACGAATGACGCCGACGAGGCTGGCGACGACGCCGCGGACTGCGACGCCGAGTGA
- a CDS encoding NUDIX domain-containing protein has product MAHVVTCFVRERGKVLLTRRSDAVGTYRGRWAGVSGYVESDSADPENGSLDAERDARRELREEIGLPDDDLELVRTGETIDVDDAEGSFVVHPFLFESDTREVTTNEELAAVEWVDPTAIRERETVPRLWETWRRVAPTVGTVRTDRTHGSAWIAARALEVLRDAAAEAGEDATDWDDVLGVAGDLRDARPEMAAVANRVNRVVAGSRRGNDDCDRLVERAIDALASAFEADDAAARTAATRLRDDGTTAVATLSRSGTVREAIAELTTANGRPFAELVVAESRPEREGVGVAEWAARETDATVTLTTEAGLPTALAARDVGAVLVGADSIRPNGDVVNKTGTRVLALAAWDLDVPLYAVASKDKVWPASDGRDAAPAVPDVDSPADAVYDGDAEVTVHAPTFEVTPAALVDGVATEAGLLDDAAIREVAAAHAANASWGE; this is encoded by the coding sequence ATGGCACACGTGGTCACGTGCTTCGTTCGGGAACGCGGGAAAGTGCTACTCACCCGCCGGAGCGACGCGGTCGGCACGTACCGAGGACGCTGGGCGGGCGTCTCGGGCTACGTCGAGAGCGATTCCGCCGATCCCGAGAACGGTTCCCTCGACGCCGAGCGCGACGCCCGCCGCGAGCTCCGGGAAGAGATCGGTCTGCCGGACGACGACCTCGAACTCGTCCGGACGGGCGAGACGATCGACGTCGACGACGCTGAGGGCTCCTTCGTCGTGCATCCGTTCCTCTTCGAGAGCGACACCCGCGAGGTGACGACCAACGAGGAACTCGCCGCGGTCGAGTGGGTCGATCCGACCGCGATTCGGGAACGAGAGACGGTCCCGCGCCTCTGGGAGACCTGGCGACGCGTCGCTCCGACCGTCGGGACAGTTCGGACGGATCGAACCCACGGATCGGCGTGGATCGCCGCTCGCGCGCTCGAAGTCCTCCGCGACGCGGCCGCCGAGGCGGGCGAGGATGCGACCGACTGGGACGACGTTCTCGGCGTCGCCGGCGACCTCCGGGACGCTCGCCCGGAGATGGCGGCCGTCGCCAACCGCGTGAATCGCGTCGTCGCCGGCAGTCGCCGTGGAAACGACGACTGCGACCGCCTGGTCGAACGGGCGATCGACGCGCTCGCATCGGCGTTCGAGGCCGACGACGCGGCGGCGAGGACGGCCGCGACGCGCCTTCGAGACGACGGAACGACCGCGGTTGCGACGCTCTCGCGTTCGGGGACGGTTCGGGAGGCGATCGCGGAACTGACGACTGCCAACGGTCGGCCGTTCGCCGAACTCGTCGTCGCCGAATCGCGCCCCGAGCGGGAGGGCGTCGGCGTCGCGGAGTGGGCCGCTCGCGAGACGGACGCGACCGTGACGCTGACGACGGAAGCCGGGCTTCCGACGGCGCTCGCCGCCCGCGACGTCGGCGCGGTCCTCGTCGGTGCCGACTCGATCCGCCCGAACGGCGACGTGGTGAACAAGACCGGGACGCGCGTGCTCGCGCTCGCGGCGTGGGACCTCGACGTACCGCTCTACGCCGTGGCCTCGAAGGACAAGGTGTGGCCGGCGAGCGACGGTCGCGACGCGGCACCCGCCGTTCCCGACGTCGATTCGCCTGCCGACGCCGTGTACGACGGCGACGCTGAGGTCACCGTCCACGCCCCGACGTTCGAGGTGACGCCCGCGGCGCTCGTCGACGGCGTCGCGACCGAGGCGGGACTCCTGGACGACGCCGCGATCCGGGAGGTGGCGGCTGCACACGCCGCCAACGCGTCCTGGGGGGAGTGA
- a CDS encoding metallophosphoesterase family protein translates to MAVELALVSDTHVPSRADAVPGWVEERIRAADHVVHAGDFDSAAAYERVVELAGGEESLTAVVGNIDPRSFDLPVVETLRVEGVTFVVTHGAGSRHGYESRVAETVREEGGPEAIGVSGHTHEVLDAVVDGVRLLNPGTATGAPPGAAATMYVATVEGESVSVTLHRDESE, encoded by the coding sequence ATGGCCGTCGAACTCGCGCTCGTCAGCGACACGCACGTGCCGTCCCGTGCCGACGCCGTCCCCGGGTGGGTCGAGGAACGGATCCGCGCCGCCGACCACGTCGTCCACGCCGGCGACTTCGATAGCGCGGCCGCGTACGAACGGGTCGTCGAACTCGCCGGCGGCGAGGAGTCGCTGACGGCCGTCGTCGGCAACATCGACCCCCGGTCGTTCGACCTGCCGGTCGTCGAGACGCTCCGCGTCGAGGGCGTTACGTTTGTCGTCACGCACGGGGCGGGATCCCGGCACGGGTACGAGTCCCGGGTCGCCGAAACGGTGCGCGAGGAGGGCGGTCCGGAGGCCATCGGCGTCTCGGGACACACCCACGAGGTCCTCGACGCGGTCGTCGACGGCGTTCGGCTGCTCAATCCCGGAACTGCGACCGGGGCACCGCCGGGAGCGGCGGCGACGATGTACGTCGCGACGGTCGAGGGCGAGTCGGTGTCGGTGACGCTGCACCGGGACGAAAGCGAGTAA
- a CDS encoding DUF5809 family protein, producing METEGTLSPESIAEATEAFEDAGPTAQQVVREAAKAMEFDREEYRERVTGEVVERARNVLFAERLAVTVGTREEFDDWTDAHADYEVIELGSEDVDRVVWHAAPFAETVVAATYQNEREAAVGTLRRQAFARVYRPRFEDGESTSAEE from the coding sequence ATGGAGACCGAGGGAACGCTGTCGCCGGAGTCGATCGCGGAGGCGACTGAGGCCTTCGAAGACGCCGGACCGACCGCACAGCAGGTCGTCCGCGAGGCGGCGAAGGCGATGGAGTTCGACCGCGAGGAGTACCGCGAGCGCGTGACCGGAGAGGTCGTCGAGCGGGCGCGAAACGTGCTCTTCGCCGAGCGACTCGCCGTCACTGTCGGCACCCGCGAGGAGTTCGACGACTGGACCGACGCCCACGCCGACTACGAGGTCATCGAACTCGGCAGCGAGGACGTCGACCGGGTCGTCTGGCACGCCGCCCCGTTCGCCGAGACGGTCGTCGCCGCGACCTACCAGAACGAACGCGAGGCGGCCGTCGGAACGCTCCGCCGACAGGCCTTCGCTCGGGTCTACCGGCCGCGCTTCGAGGACGGCGAGTCGACATCGGCCGAGGAGTGA
- a CDS encoding coenzyme F420-0:L-glutamate ligase, with the protein MEVFVVPDLPEVRPGHDLAALIRERVDLRPDDVVCVASTVVSKAEGRSADLSAFPAGPRAREVAATLTEHAGEETDPRFVQAVLEESVEVLIQTPFLLTETRFGHVGVNAGIDRSNAPDGDLLLLPERPSESAERIRERLPADRVLVTDTCGRPFREGQRGVAIGWAGLAPGRDWRGETDRDGRELGVAVENVADELAAAANLLAGEGDGGTPVVVVRGFEWGDHGESDAHFREIETDVVRRAIRAWSNE; encoded by the coding sequence ATGGAAGTGTTCGTCGTCCCCGACCTTCCGGAGGTACGGCCGGGCCACGACCTCGCCGCGCTGATCCGCGAGCGCGTCGACCTCCGTCCCGACGACGTGGTCTGCGTCGCCTCGACAGTCGTCTCGAAGGCAGAGGGCCGAAGCGCCGACCTCTCGGCGTTTCCGGCCGGGCCGCGGGCGCGGGAGGTGGCCGCGACGCTGACCGAGCACGCCGGCGAGGAGACGGATCCCCGGTTCGTCCAGGCCGTCCTCGAGGAGAGCGTCGAGGTACTGATCCAGACGCCGTTCCTCCTGACTGAGACGCGGTTCGGACACGTCGGCGTCAACGCCGGCATCGACCGCTCGAACGCGCCGGACGGCGACCTGCTGTTGCTGCCGGAGCGGCCGTCCGAGAGCGCCGAGCGGATCCGGGAGCGACTCCCGGCGGATCGCGTGCTCGTCACCGACACCTGCGGGCGGCCGTTCCGGGAGGGCCAGCGCGGCGTCGCTATCGGCTGGGCCGGCCTCGCACCCGGTCGCGACTGGCGGGGCGAGACCGACCGCGACGGCCGCGAACTCGGCGTCGCCGTCGAGAACGTCGCCGACGAACTCGCCGCGGCGGCGAACCTGCTCGCCGGCGAGGGCGACGGCGGCACGCCCGTCGTGGTGGTCCGCGGCTTCGAGTGGGGCGACCACGGCGAGAGCGACGCGCACTTCCGTGAGATCGAGACCGACGTCGTCCGGCGGGCGATCCGGGCGTGGTCGAACGAGTGA
- a CDS encoding NUDIX hydrolase — MTDDGRRHEPLPDPEWPVDESATEYETGWYTGGYDLVEQPNGSTKRYYWAELATAVVVVAVEDDSLVFVEQYRPTVRETQLELPAGIVEAGESFTTAAARELREETGFEAGSVALLEDFWCSTGVLRHRRGLVFATDLTPVERDLDENEFLSVHSVPVSEALDVARSEAMNDATLEGVLLAREEGLL; from the coding sequence ATGACCGACGACGGACGCAGACACGAACCGCTGCCCGACCCCGAGTGGCCCGTCGACGAGTCCGCGACGGAGTACGAGACGGGCTGGTACACCGGCGGCTACGACCTCGTCGAGCAGCCGAACGGATCGACGAAGCGCTACTACTGGGCGGAACTCGCGACCGCCGTCGTCGTCGTCGCCGTCGAGGACGACTCGCTCGTGTTCGTCGAGCAGTACCGGCCGACGGTCCGGGAGACGCAACTGGAACTGCCCGCGGGAATCGTCGAGGCCGGGGAGTCGTTCACGACGGCCGCGGCGCGGGAGCTCCGTGAGGAGACCGGCTTCGAGGCCGGCAGCGTCGCCCTCTTGGAGGATTTCTGGTGTTCGACCGGTGTGCTCAGACACCGCCGCGGGTTGGTGTTCGCGACGGACCTCACGCCCGTCGAGCGCGACCTGGACGAAAACGAGTTCCTCTCGGTACACTCGGTCCCGGTCTCGGAGGCGCTCGACGTCGCGCGCTCGGAGGCGATGAACGACGCCACGCTCGAGGGCGTATTGCTGGCGCGTGAGGAAGGGTTGCTGTAG
- a CDS encoding GNAT family N-acetyltransferase has translation MLRIERESFSDPWPYAAFESVLDAPAFLVAVGPGVDGDDTLLGYVVGDVMPNHGRDIGHIKDLAVRPDARGEGVGRRLLREALFGLALAGAAVVKLEVREGNDAARSLYRDEGFEPTRRVPRYYGDGEDALILVVDVEAWHASE, from the coding sequence GTGCTCCGGATCGAGCGGGAGTCCTTCTCGGACCCGTGGCCGTACGCCGCGTTCGAGTCAGTGCTGGACGCGCCGGCGTTCCTGGTCGCCGTCGGGCCGGGCGTCGACGGCGACGACACCCTGCTCGGCTACGTCGTCGGCGACGTGATGCCGAACCACGGCCGCGACATCGGCCACATCAAGGACCTCGCGGTCCGCCCGGACGCGCGCGGCGAGGGAGTCGGCCGTCGCCTCCTCCGCGAAGCGCTGTTCGGCCTCGCGCTCGCGGGCGCGGCCGTCGTGAAACTCGAAGTCCGCGAGGGCAACGACGCCGCCCGCTCGCTGTACCGCGACGAGGGCTTCGAACCGACGCGGCGAGTGCCGCGGTACTACGGCGACGGCGAGGACGCGCTGATTCTCGTCGTCGACGTCGAGGCGTGGCACGCCTCGGAGTGA
- a CDS encoding DUF7573 domain-containing protein, producing MTRDRSLDEFATGDASGSSEPADGGSDPTERDSTDAEDHTSTDDSEVGKSDDSEVKESEDSEVDDPADSIEVADVEPATATYQWDPESLECPACGRTVDRLWIQEDERVCADCKEW from the coding sequence ATGACGCGGGATCGCTCGCTGGACGAGTTCGCGACCGGCGACGCGAGCGGTTCGTCCGAACCGGCGGACGGCGGTTCGGATCCGACTGAACGAGACTCGACAGACGCAGAAGATCACACGTCGACGGACGACAGCGAAGTCGGAAAGTCGGACGACAGCGAAGTCAAAGAATCGGAAGATAGTGAAGTAGACGATCCAGCCGATTCGATCGAGGTCGCCGACGTCGAACCCGCGACGGCGACGTACCAATGGGACCCGGAGAGCCTCGAGTGTCCCGCCTGCGGCCGAACCGTCGACCGACTCTGGATCCAAGAGGACGAACGCGTCTGTGCGGACTGCAAAGAGTGGTAG
- a CDS encoding aconitate hydratase codes for MGQTLTEKILDDHLVEGDLEPGEEIGIEIDQVLAQDTTGTMVWLQFEALELDEVQTELAAQYCDHQTYQFDFKNTDDHRFLRSAAGTYGAYFSRPGNGICHNVHKENFAAPGKTLLGSDSHTPTPGGLGQLAIGAGGLDISVAMGGGAYFVEMPEVVNVRLEGELPEWSSAKDVILEMLRRLSVKGGVGKVFEYTGPGVETLSVPERTTITNMGTELGATSSIFPTDEKTEDYLARQGREDEYVELSPDEDAEYADELVIDLSEIEPLVAKPSMPDNVVPVREVAGESVEQVMVGSCTNGGYEDILPAAKMLKGREIDMKTEMIVAPGSKQASEILARQGWTAEMMAAGVNFSEATCGACIGIGHVPSSDSVSVRTFNRNFEGRSGIEDDSVFLSSPEVAAAAAIKGELVDPRDLAEELGDLEAPGFELPEKYDGSKTDIIEPDEAVDDELVKGPNIGSAPIGEPLEADIRGEVLLKMEDNITTDHIIPATSDILKYRSNIEKLSEFTLSRVDDTFAQRALDSPGGVLVAGENYGQGSSREHAAMCPQYLGIEAVLAQSFARIHKANLFNFGIVPLSIDEETYEQIDQGDDVEIVTDVAEAVAAGETEFTIRVNDDWEATAELNASERERGILEAGGKLRLTKEQYADESGGAAPADD; via the coding sequence ATGGGACAGACGCTCACGGAAAAAATCCTCGACGACCACCTCGTCGAGGGCGACCTCGAACCCGGCGAGGAGATCGGGATCGAGATCGACCAGGTTCTCGCACAGGACACGACCGGAACGATGGTGTGGCTGCAGTTCGAGGCGCTGGAACTCGACGAGGTCCAGACTGAGCTCGCGGCGCAGTACTGCGACCACCAGACCTACCAGTTCGACTTCAAGAACACCGACGACCACCGGTTCCTGCGGTCTGCGGCCGGCACCTACGGCGCGTACTTCTCCCGTCCGGGCAACGGCATCTGCCACAACGTCCACAAAGAGAACTTCGCCGCGCCCGGCAAGACGCTGCTCGGTTCTGACTCCCACACGCCGACCCCCGGCGGTCTCGGCCAACTCGCGATCGGTGCGGGTGGCCTCGACATCTCCGTCGCGATGGGCGGCGGCGCGTACTTCGTCGAGATGCCGGAAGTCGTCAACGTTCGCCTTGAAGGCGAACTCCCCGAGTGGTCGAGCGCGAAGGACGTCATCCTCGAGATGCTGCGACGCCTCTCCGTGAAGGGCGGCGTCGGCAAGGTCTTCGAATACACCGGCCCCGGCGTCGAGACGCTCTCCGTGCCGGAGCGGACGACGATCACCAATATGGGCACGGAACTCGGCGCGACCTCCTCGATTTTCCCGACCGACGAGAAGACGGAGGACTACCTCGCCCGACAGGGTCGCGAGGACGAGTACGTCGAGCTTTCGCCCGACGAGGACGCCGAATACGCCGACGAACTCGTCATCGATCTCTCGGAGATCGAGCCGCTCGTCGCGAAGCCGTCGATGCCGGACAACGTCGTACCCGTCCGCGAGGTCGCGGGCGAGTCCGTCGAACAGGTGATGGTCGGCTCCTGTACGAACGGCGGCTACGAGGACATCCTGCCGGCCGCGAAGATGCTGAAGGGCCGCGAGATCGATATGAAGACCGAGATGATCGTCGCCCCCGGCTCGAAGCAGGCCTCGGAGATCCTCGCCCGCCAGGGCTGGACCGCCGAGATGATGGCGGCCGGCGTCAACTTCTCGGAGGCGACCTGCGGTGCCTGTATCGGAATCGGTCACGTCCCCTCCTCGGACTCGGTCTCCGTGCGGACGTTCAACCGGAACTTCGAGGGCCGCTCGGGCATCGAAGACGACTCCGTCTTCCTCTCGTCCCCGGAAGTCGCCGCCGCAGCGGCGATCAAGGGCGAACTCGTCGACCCACGGGATCTCGCCGAGGAACTCGGCGACCTCGAGGCGCCCGGTTTCGAGCTTCCCGAGAAGTACGACGGCTCGAAGACCGATATCATCGAGCCCGACGAGGCCGTCGACGACGAACTCGTCAAGGGGCCGAACATCGGCTCCGCGCCGATCGGCGAACCGCTCGAGGCCGACATCCGGGGAGAGGTGCTCCTGAAGATGGAGGACAACATCACGACGGACCACATCATCCCGGCCACCTCGGACATCCTCAAGTACCGCTCGAACATCGAGAAGCTCTCGGAATTCACGCTCTCGCGCGTCGACGACACGTTCGCACAGCGCGCGCTCGACTCCCCCGGCGGCGTCCTCGTCGCGGGCGAGAACTACGGCCAGGGCTCCTCGCGGGAACACGCCGCGATGTGCCCGCAGTACCTGGGTATCGAGGCCGTCCTCGCGCAGTCGTTCGCCCGCATCCACAAGGCGAACCTGTTCAACTTCGGGATCGTTCCGCTGTCGATCGACGAGGAGACGTACGAGCAGATCGACCAGGGTGACGACGTCGAAATCGTCACCGACGTCGCCGAGGCCGTCGCCGCCGGCGAGACCGAGTTCACGATCCGCGTGAACGACGACTGGGAGGCCACCGCCGAACTCAACGCCTCCGAGCGCGAACGCGGCATCCTCGAGGCCGGTGGCAAGCTCCGCCTCACGAAGGAGCAGTACGCCGACGAGAGCGGCGGCGCGGCCCCCGCCGACGACTGA